The genomic stretch TACCCCCCGGTTGTGGCTCGTTCCCGTCCATCATCCGCCGTTCATGAGAGTTTTGCCGGTAGAGCTTCGTTTTTAGGTGACCCGACCGGACGTGATTGTACTTTAAATATCGCGAGACTCAGCGAGGAATTGGCGGGGAAATATTACTTCCGGGGTGACCTCGGGGGTTACAATCAATACAGCTTCAGTGAGCACGCCGAGCTCGATGTGTGGGGTGAggcctatggggtcctatgggggtctatgggggtctatgggaggTCTACGGAGGCCTATTGGGGCCTATGAGGCCTATGGGGGCCTATGAGGCCTGTGGGGGCCTATagaggtcctatggggtctacGGGGTCCTacggggtcctatgggggtctatggggtcttatgggggactatgggggtCTACGGGGGTCTATGGGAGGTCTATGGAGGCCTATTGGGGCCTATGAGGCCTattggggcctatggggcctatgaggcctatgggggcctatggggttctatgggatgNNNNNNNNNNNNNNNNNNNNNNNNNNNNNNNNNNNNNNNNNNNNNNNNNNNNNNNNNNNNNNNNNNNNNNNNNNNNNNNNNNNNNNNNNNNNNNNNNNNNNNNNNNNNNNNNNNNNNNNNNNNNNNNNNNNNNNNNNNNNNNNNNNNNNNNNNNNNNNNNNNNNNNNNNNNNNNNNNNNNNNNNNNNNNNNNNNNNNNNNNNNNNNNNNNNNNNNNNNNNNNNNNNNNNNNNNNNNNNNNNNNNNNNNNgggttatagggggttataatggggttatagggggttatagtggggtatagggggttattatggggtatagggggctagaatggggttatagggggttatagtGGGGTTATAGGGAGTTAttatggggtatagggggctagaatggggttatagggttagaatggggtataatggggttatagggggttagaatggggtataatggggtataatggggtataatggggttatagggggttagAATGGGgtatagggacccatagggacccatagggacacatagggacccatagagggataatagggttattatggggttagaatggggttatagggggtatagggacacatagggacacatggggacccatagagatacatagggacacatagggacccatagagacctatagagacccatagggatacatagagacccatagggatacatagagacccatagggatacatagagacccatagggacacatagagacacatagggatacatagagaCACAtggggacacatagggacacgtagggacccatagggacacatagggatacatagagacccatagggatacatagagacccatacaAGGGAACCGGGACCGGACGAGGAGGCTGCAATGGGATAATAGGGATAATAGGGTTAgaatggggtataatggggttatagggggttatagtggggctatagggggtatatggggttattatggggttatagggggttatagtGGGAttatagggggtatatggggttattacggggttatagggggttataatggggtatagtggggttatagggggttataatggggttatagggggttataatggggttatagggggttataatggggttataggggggttatagggggttattATGGAGTTAtagggggttataatggggtatagagacccatagggacccatagagacacatagcaatctatagggacccatagagacacatagagatccatagggacacataggacacatagggacccatagagccccatagggacccatagggacacatagggacacatagggacccatagggacccatagagacacatagagatccatagggatacatagagacacatagggacacatagggacacatagggacccatagggacacatagggacacatagagatacatagagacccatacgGGGCAACGGCCGCGTCCCATATAAGGGAACCGGGGCGGGACGACGAGGCTGGAAATAATGGGGAGAATAGGAttataatggggtataatggggttatagggttagaatgggatataatggggttataatggggtataatggggttatagggggttagAATGGGgtatagggacccatagggacccatagagacccatagggacacatagagacccatagagggataatagggttattatggggttagaatggggttatagggggtatagggacacatagggacacatagggatccatagggacacatagggacacatagagacacatatAAGGGAACCGGGGCGGGATGAGGAGGCTGCAATGGGATAATAGGGATAATAGGGTTAgaatggggtataatggggttatagggggttataatggggttataatggggttatagggagttataatggggttatagggggttagaatggggtatagggggttataatggg from Coturnix japonica isolate 7356 unplaced genomic scaffold, Coturnix japonica 2.1 chrUnrandom696, whole genome shotgun sequence encodes the following:
- the LOC107307600 gene encoding Schwann cell myelin protein-like, translating into MAPPPSMELLVLTVLLMGTGCISAPWAAWMPPKMAALSGTCVQLPCRFDYPEELRPASIGGLWYFGSPYPKNYPPVVARSRPSSAVHESFAGRASFLGDPTGRDCTLNIARLSEELAGKYYFRGDLGGYNQYSFSEHAELDVWGEAYGVLWGSMGVYGRSTEAYWGL